The following are from one region of the Deinococcus betulae genome:
- a CDS encoding response regulator, producing the protein MSRHILLIDDNANDVELALTALGDTETAPAQVSVALGGQEALRLLRRARTEGALPDLVLLDLKMPQMDGLAVLDAIRAEPGLETLPVVMLTTSGEGRDIRESYAHGASGYVVKPLDFTQFREALRTIQAFWTTLNRVPRPS; encoded by the coding sequence GTGAGCCGCCATATTCTGCTGATTGACGACAACGCCAACGATGTCGAGCTGGCCCTGACGGCCCTGGGGGACACGGAGACGGCGCCCGCACAGGTGAGTGTGGCCCTGGGGGGCCAGGAAGCCCTGAGGCTGCTGCGCCGGGCCCGCACCGAGGGCGCCCTGCCCGACCTCGTGCTGCTAGACCTGAAGATGCCCCAGATGGACGGCCTGGCGGTGCTCGACGCCATCCGCGCTGAACCGGGCCTGGAAACGCTGCCCGTGGTGATGCTCACGACCAGCGGCGAAGGCCGCGACATCCGCGAGTCGTATGCCCACGGCGCCAGCGGCTACGTGGTCAAGCCGCTGGACTTCACGCAGTTCCGGGAAGCCCTGCGCACCATTCAGGCGTTCTGGACCACGCTCAACCGCGTGCCCCGGCCCTCCTGA
- a CDS encoding DUF72 domain-containing protein, with amino-acid sequence MRVYIGCGGYSNEDWAAPGLLYEGVRKDDYLATYAAHFDAVELNSPFYAIPGLKAFEGMARKSGGHTRFAVKLNKVFTHDRAPTDADFDRMLQSPEPLREAGLMGPYLAQFPYSFHRTAANRKYLLGLAERFAGHELAVEFRHTEWDKPEVREGMAEHGLLWVSPDYPPAGGLPEPQLHATGDVGYLRLHGRNAGSWWEGQSAAERHDYRYSRAELDEWAQKIALVAEDLSELYIFFENTTKGHALKNIPVLREALNAHGVPVATPDPAQRSGEDRLL; translated from the coding sequence ATGCGTGTGTATATCGGCTGTGGAGGGTACAGCAACGAGGACTGGGCCGCGCCTGGCCTGCTGTACGAAGGCGTGCGCAAGGACGACTATCTGGCGACCTACGCCGCGCACTTTGACGCCGTGGAGCTGAACAGTCCCTTCTACGCCATTCCGGGGCTGAAGGCCTTTGAGGGCATGGCGCGCAAAAGTGGCGGTCACACCCGCTTTGCCGTGAAGCTGAACAAGGTCTTTACCCACGACCGCGCTCCCACCGACGCCGACTTTGACCGGATGCTGCAAAGCCCAGAGCCGCTGCGCGAGGCCGGGCTTATGGGGCCGTATCTGGCGCAGTTTCCCTATTCCTTTCACCGCACGGCGGCCAACCGCAAATACCTGCTGGGCCTAGCCGAGCGCTTTGCCGGGCACGAACTGGCCGTCGAGTTCCGGCACACCGAATGGGACAAACCCGAGGTGCGTGAAGGCATGGCCGAACACGGCCTGTTGTGGGTCAGCCCCGATTACCCACCGGCGGGCGGCCTGCCCGAGCCGCAGCTGCACGCCACGGGCGACGTGGGCTACTTGCGCCTGCACGGCCGCAACGCCGGCAGCTGGTGGGAAGGGCAAAGCGCCGCCGAGCGCCACGACTACCGCTACAGCCGCGCTGAACTGGACGAGTGGGCGCAAAAGATTGCCCTGGTGGCCGAAGACCTCTCGGAGCTGTACATCTTTTTCGAGAACACCACCAAAGGCCACGCCCTGAAAAACATTCCGGTGCTGCGCGAGGCCCTGAACGCCCACGGCGTGCCGGTGGCAACACCCGACCCAGCGCAGCGCTCAGGCGAGGACCGGCTGCTTTAA
- a CDS encoding acyl-CoA dehydrogenase family protein, whose product MDFELPSDLRELQATIRDFMLRRVEARAHEIEADNRVPQELLREAAALGLFGLSIPEEYGGAGLNTLGRCAAYEALGQGHMGFGGVISAHASIGTGGLVRLGTPEQKARFLPRMASGECLAGFALTEPSSGSDAASIRTRAQKRGDTYVLNGTKHYISNAPTAGLLTVIAVTDPDQGTRGMSAFLVEPHATPGVSIGKIDEKMGQKGALSAEVIFQDAEVPAANLLGPEHQGYREALGILTAGRVGIAARATGAMARLLALSVAHAQTREQFGQPIANFQAVQFMLAEMDIAVQTSRVLWQKVAWLADQGQDVRRMASVAKYHATEALSKVADQAVQVAGGMGYMKDSPLERFYRDQRLLRIYEGTSEIQKLIIARDLLA is encoded by the coding sequence ATGGACTTCGAGCTGCCCAGCGACCTGCGCGAGTTGCAGGCGACCATCCGCGACTTCATGCTGCGCCGGGTCGAGGCCCGCGCCCACGAGATCGAGGCCGACAACCGCGTGCCGCAGGAGCTGCTGCGCGAAGCCGCCGCACTGGGCCTGTTTGGCCTGAGCATTCCAGAAGAGTACGGCGGCGCCGGCCTGAACACCCTGGGCCGCTGCGCCGCCTACGAGGCGCTGGGCCAGGGCCATATGGGCTTTGGCGGGGTCATCAGCGCGCATGCCAGCATCGGCACGGGCGGGCTGGTGCGCCTGGGGACACCAGAGCAAAAAGCGCGGTTTTTGCCCCGCATGGCCAGTGGCGAGTGCCTTGCCGGCTTTGCCCTGACCGAGCCCAGCAGCGGCTCGGACGCCGCCAGCATCCGCACCCGCGCCCAGAAGCGGGGCGACACCTACGTCCTGAACGGCACCAAGCACTACATCAGCAACGCGCCCACTGCGGGCCTGCTGACCGTTATCGCCGTCACGGACCCCGACCAGGGCACGCGCGGCATGAGCGCTTTTCTGGTCGAGCCGCACGCCACGCCGGGGGTCAGCATCGGCAAAATTGACGAGAAGATGGGCCAGAAGGGCGCCCTGAGCGCCGAGGTCATCTTTCAGGACGCCGAAGTCCCGGCCGCCAACCTGCTGGGCCCCGAACATCAGGGCTACCGTGAGGCACTGGGCATCCTGACCGCGGGCCGGGTGGGCATTGCCGCGCGCGCCACCGGGGCCATGGCGCGCCTGCTGGCCCTCTCGGTGGCGCACGCCCAGACCCGCGAGCAGTTTGGCCAGCCGATCGCCAACTTTCAGGCGGTGCAGTTCATGCTGGCCGAGATGGACATTGCCGTGCAGACCAGCCGCGTGCTGTGGCAGAAGGTGGCCTGGCTGGCCGACCAGGGCCAGGACGTGCGCCGCATGGCGAGCGTGGCCAAGTACCACGCCACCGAGGCCCTGTCGAAAGTGGCCGATCAAGCGGTGCAGGTGGCCGGCGGCATGGGCTACATGAAAGACTCGCCCTTAGAGCGCTTTTACCGCGACCAACGCCTGCTGCGCATCTATGAAGGCACCAGCGAAATTCAGAAGCTGATTATCGCCCGCGACCTGCTGGCATGA
- the tig gene encoding trigger factor yields the protein MAELMSREGNKVEFKVTVPAAEVNRAYDQVWAGLARDVRVPGFRPGKAPRKVIEGRVGKGYVEQEVRDRLLQTHYTQAARELKLSLVDATIDPQTLQSGQSFEFMVKGETYPEVKLADWSGLQLSAAAPEITDEVLERTLSDLRERNATFESAERPIEASDQVTIEEEGEDGGSYPVYLDVAEAHVRDALLGKTKGDTVTITVPAHSHGDHEHPEHTVTVTVVDVKTKQLQELNDEFASSLNFDSLERLRTDLKAELERRAQQEGDAGRREEFITALVEGMEADIPQALLDRRRESMMEEIKDDLGRQGVKWDEYESFMQEQGKLDDFLADLGKNAETRVKRDLVLERLAEDLKVQVSDAEFNQTMNALAQANGLSAAELSKQLGPNGINSYYISLTREKGLQQAMTQLAGGQSEQASTAQANTAEDSAEPTAPESASTEATEQADITES from the coding sequence ATGGCAGAGCTGATGAGCAGAGAAGGCAACAAGGTGGAATTCAAGGTCACGGTGCCCGCCGCCGAAGTGAACCGTGCATATGACCAGGTGTGGGCCGGCCTGGCGCGCGACGTGCGCGTGCCTGGCTTCCGCCCCGGCAAGGCGCCGCGCAAGGTCATCGAAGGCCGCGTGGGCAAGGGCTACGTCGAGCAGGAAGTGCGTGACCGCCTGCTGCAGACCCACTACACCCAGGCCGCCCGCGAACTGAAGCTGAGCCTGGTGGACGCCACCATTGACCCCCAGACCCTGCAAAGCGGTCAGTCCTTTGAATTCATGGTCAAGGGCGAAACCTACCCTGAAGTCAAACTGGCCGACTGGAGCGGGCTGCAGCTCAGCGCCGCCGCTCCTGAAATTACCGACGAGGTCCTGGAGCGCACCCTCAGCGACCTGCGCGAGCGCAACGCCACCTTCGAGAGTGCCGAGCGTCCCATCGAGGCCAGCGATCAGGTCACCATCGAAGAAGAGGGCGAGGACGGCGGCAGCTACCCCGTCTACCTCGACGTGGCCGAGGCGCATGTGCGTGACGCCCTGCTGGGCAAGACCAAGGGCGACACCGTGACCATCACGGTGCCCGCGCACAGCCACGGCGACCATGAACACCCCGAGCACACGGTCACGGTCACGGTGGTGGACGTGAAGACCAAGCAGCTGCAGGAGCTGAACGACGAGTTCGCCAGCAGCCTGAACTTTGATTCGCTGGAGCGTCTGCGCACCGACCTGAAGGCCGAGCTGGAGCGCCGCGCGCAGCAGGAAGGCGACGCTGGCCGCCGCGAAGAGTTCATCACGGCGCTGGTGGAAGGCATGGAAGCCGATATTCCCCAGGCGCTGCTGGACCGCCGCCGCGAGTCTATGATGGAAGAAATCAAGGACGACCTGGGCCGCCAGGGCGTCAAGTGGGACGAGTACGAGAGCTTCATGCAGGAGCAGGGCAAGCTGGACGACTTCCTGGCCGACTTGGGCAAGAACGCCGAGACCCGCGTGAAGCGCGACCTGGTACTGGAGCGCCTGGCCGAGGACCTGAAAGTTCAGGTCAGCGACGCCGAGTTCAACCAGACCATGAACGCGCTGGCGCAGGCCAACGGCCTGAGCGCCGCCGAGTTGAGCAAGCAGCTGGGGCCGAATGGCATCAACTCGTACTACATCAGCCTGACCCGCGAGAAGGGCCTTCAGCAGGCCATGACGCAGCTGGCCGGTGGCCAGAGCGAGCAGGCCAGCACCGCCCAAGCCAACACGGCTGAAGACAGCGCCGAGCCGACTGCACCTGAATCGGCCAGCACCGAGGCGACCGAGCAGGCGGACATCACCGAAAGCTAA
- a CDS encoding beta-ketoacyl-ACP synthase III — MSDPSVSALTARPSLGVTALGTYAPERVVPNSEFETRMDTTAEWIESRTGIRERRFAGPDQYTSDLGVLAVRDLLRRDPDALREVDAVICATVSPDALMPSTAALIAMQVGLVGAAAFDLSTACSGFVYGLSVAQGLILAGSARRVLVVGAEALSKIVDPNDRNTAILFGDGAGAAVVGPVPDGYGFQEFVLGADGNGGASLYLRCVAPRLPGGFEMSQSVGMNGREVFKFAVRVLGESGTQALAKSGLTSADVDWVIPHQANVRIIEAAMERFGLPMSKATVNLDRYGNTSSATVPLVMREAIDDGRIQDGQQLLLIAFGGGLSWVAGTMKWWAGAPSLHSRTPEEVGAWA; from the coding sequence ATGAGTGATCCTTCTGTCTCGGCCCTGACGGCCCGGCCCAGTCTGGGCGTCACGGCGCTGGGCACCTACGCCCCCGAACGCGTGGTGCCCAACAGTGAATTCGAAACCCGCATGGACACGACGGCCGAGTGGATCGAGTCGCGCACCGGCATCCGCGAGCGGCGCTTTGCTGGGCCCGACCAGTACACCAGCGACCTGGGCGTGCTGGCCGTGCGCGACTTGCTGCGGCGTGACCCGGACGCCCTGCGCGAGGTGGACGCCGTGATCTGCGCCACCGTCAGCCCCGACGCCCTGATGCCCTCTACGGCCGCCCTCATTGCCATGCAGGTGGGCCTGGTGGGCGCGGCGGCCTTTGACCTGAGTACCGCGTGCAGCGGCTTTGTGTACGGCCTGAGCGTGGCCCAGGGCCTGATCCTGGCGGGCAGCGCCCGGCGCGTCCTGGTGGTGGGCGCCGAGGCCCTGAGCAAAATCGTGGATCCGAACGACCGCAACACCGCCATTCTGTTTGGGGACGGCGCGGGCGCGGCGGTGGTCGGGCCGGTGCCTGACGGCTACGGCTTTCAGGAATTTGTGCTGGGGGCCGATGGCAATGGGGGTGCCAGCCTGTACCTGCGCTGCGTGGCGCCGCGCCTGCCGGGCGGCTTTGAGATGTCCCAGTCGGTCGGCATGAACGGCCGTGAGGTGTTCAAGTTCGCCGTGCGGGTGCTGGGTGAAAGCGGCACCCAGGCGCTGGCCAAGAGCGGCCTGACGAGTGCCGACGTGGACTGGGTGATTCCCCATCAGGCCAACGTGCGCATTATCGAGGCCGCGATGGAGCGTTTTGGCCTGCCCATGAGCAAGGCCACCGTGAACCTGGACCGCTACGGCAACACCAGTTCGGCCACGGTGCCGCTGGTGATGCGAGAGGCCATTGACGACGGCCGCATTCAGGACGGTCAGCAGCTGCTGCTGATTGCCTTCGGCGGCGGCCTGTCGTGGGTGGCCGGCACCATGAAGTGGTGGGCAGGGGCGCCCAGCCTGCATTCCCGCACCCCTGAAGAAGTGGGGGCCTGGGCATGA
- the fabD gene encoding ACP S-malonyltransferase — protein sequence MTPDVRIAALFPGQGSHAVGMGADLAATFPEAAEVYAQADAVLPGLRALIETGPLDDLTLTANQQPALVAASVAAYRAWRAHTGLTPAFAAGHSLGEYSALVAADALSLGDALRLTRQRGELMQAAVPVGEGAMSAVMGDPAVVQEVCAAHAGVQPANFNAPTQTVISGTRAAVEAAGAELKARGLKAIPLKVSAPFHCTLMDPAAQGLAPALHTVRYAPPAFPVYANVTAQPTTDAAPLPDLLTRQITGAVRWVETIEALAAAGAEVFIEFGPGKVLTGLVGRILPGARTLNVGTVEQVQSFSL from the coding sequence ATGACGCCAGACGTGAGAATCGCCGCCCTCTTTCCGGGCCAGGGGTCGCACGCCGTGGGCATGGGGGCTGACCTGGCCGCCACCTTCCCCGAGGCGGCCGAGGTCTACGCCCAGGCTGACGCGGTGCTGCCCGGCCTGCGCGCCCTGATAGAAACCGGGCCGCTGGACGACCTGACCCTGACCGCCAACCAGCAGCCGGCCCTGGTGGCGGCGTCGGTGGCGGCCTACCGGGCGTGGCGGGCCCACACCGGCCTGACCCCTGCCTTCGCGGCGGGGCACTCGCTGGGCGAGTATTCCGCGCTCGTGGCGGCCGACGCCCTGAGTCTGGGAGACGCCCTGCGCCTGACCCGTCAGCGAGGCGAGCTGATGCAGGCGGCGGTGCCCGTGGGCGAGGGCGCCATGAGCGCCGTGATGGGCGACCCGGCTGTGGTGCAGGAGGTCTGCGCCGCACACGCTGGGGTGCAGCCTGCCAACTTCAATGCCCCCACCCAGACCGTGATTTCGGGGACCAGGGCGGCTGTCGAGGCGGCCGGCGCCGAGCTGAAGGCGCGCGGCCTGAAAGCCATTCCGCTCAAGGTCAGCGCGCCCTTTCACTGCACCCTGATGGACCCGGCGGCGCAGGGCCTGGCGCCCGCCCTACACACCGTCCGGTACGCGCCGCCGGCTTTTCCGGTGTACGCCAACGTGACCGCTCAGCCCACTACCGACGCGGCCCCGCTGCCAGACTTGCTGACCCGGCAGATCACGGGTGCTGTGCGCTGGGTCGAGACGATTGAGGCGCTGGCGGCGGCCGGGGCCGAGGTCTTTATCGAGTTTGGCCCTGGTAAGGTTCTGACTGGTCTGGTGGGGCGCATTCTGCCGGGCGCCCGTACGCTCAACGTGGGCACGGTGGAGCAGGTCCAGAGCTTTTCTCTGTGA
- a CDS encoding DinB family protein produces the protein MSRDELRQALAARTEEVAAVVEALETEAFSRGRADQWSPAHHLDHLTRSHKVLAMALSMPRDRFGWGTRPVGTPGQAYDTLRDEYLRRLREQGVKATGRFVPQPHGAQYEQLDQYRQSVDLLAHHLMAYVNEAELDTATLPHPVLGELSVREMLLFTLYHNEHHLRGLTAQEPL, from the coding sequence GTGAGCCGCGACGAGCTGCGGCAGGCTCTGGCGGCGCGCACCGAGGAAGTGGCGGCGGTTGTTGAAGCCCTGGAGACGGAAGCTTTCTCCCGTGGGAGAGCTGACCAGTGGTCGCCCGCTCATCACCTGGACCACCTGACCCGGTCGCATAAAGTGCTGGCGATGGCGCTGTCCATGCCGCGGGACCGTTTCGGGTGGGGGACCCGCCCGGTAGGGACGCCAGGGCAAGCCTACGACACCCTCAGAGACGAGTACCTGCGGCGCTTGCGTGAGCAGGGCGTCAAGGCCACAGGCCGCTTTGTGCCGCAGCCGCATGGCGCGCAGTATGAGCAGCTAGACCAGTACCGCCAGTCCGTCGACTTGCTGGCCCATCACCTTATGGCCTATGTGAACGAGGCTGAACTGGACACGGCCACCCTGCCCCACCCGGTGCTGGGAGAGCTGAGTGTGCGTGAGATGCTCCTCTTTACGCTGTACCACAACGAACATCATCTTCGCGGCCTGACCGCACAGGAGCCTCTATGA
- the fabG gene encoding 3-oxoacyl-[acyl-carrier-protein] reductase, with amino-acid sequence MTDLSTPPSRKVALVTGSSRGLGRAMALGLARAGFDVAVHYGRNAAEAEAVAAEARQSGARAEVYGADLTVPANAGTLVETVIKEMGRLDVLVNNAGITRDTLAIRMKDEDWDVVLQTNLSSAFVACRAAIKHMMRARAGRIINVASVVGLTGNPGQANYVASKAGLIGLTKALAKEYGGRGITVNAIAPGFIQSDMTAQLPDNVQQAYLGSIPLSRFGQPEEVASLVAFLASDGAAYITGQTIGVDGGLNPH; translated from the coding sequence ATGACCGACCTGTCTACCCCGCCTTCCCGCAAAGTCGCCCTGGTCACGGGCAGCAGCCGGGGGCTTGGCCGCGCTATGGCCCTGGGCCTGGCCCGTGCCGGCTTTGACGTGGCTGTGCATTACGGCCGCAATGCTGCTGAGGCCGAGGCGGTGGCCGCCGAGGCCCGTCAGAGTGGCGCCCGCGCCGAGGTCTACGGCGCCGACCTGACCGTCCCCGCCAACGCTGGCACACTGGTCGAAACGGTGATCAAGGAGATGGGCCGACTGGACGTGCTGGTCAACAACGCCGGCATCACCCGCGATACGCTGGCCATTCGCATGAAAGACGAGGACTGGGACGTGGTGCTGCAGACCAACCTTTCCAGCGCCTTTGTGGCCTGCCGCGCTGCCATTAAACACATGATGCGGGCGCGGGCCGGGCGGATTATCAATGTGGCGTCGGTGGTGGGCCTGACGGGCAATCCGGGACAGGCCAACTACGTGGCCAGCAAGGCGGGCCTGATTGGCCTGACCAAGGCGCTGGCCAAGGAGTACGGCGGGCGCGGCATTACTGTGAACGCCATCGCCCCTGGCTTTATCCAGAGCGACATGACGGCGCAGCTGCCGGACAACGTGCAGCAGGCGTACCTGGGCAGCATCCCCCTGTCCCGCTTTGGTCAGCCCGAAGAGGTCGCGTCCCTGGTGGCTTTTCTGGCCAGCGACGGCGCCGCGTACATCACGGGGCAGACGATCGGGGTGGACGGCGGCCTGAATCCCCACTGA
- the acpP gene encoding acyl carrier protein — protein MATFDDVKDVIVDKLGVDADKVSPEARFVEDLGADSLETVELIMGLEDKFGITISDEDAEGIRTVQKAVEYIESKQ, from the coding sequence ATGGCGACTTTTGACGATGTGAAAGACGTGATTGTGGACAAGCTGGGTGTGGACGCCGACAAGGTAAGCCCCGAGGCGCGCTTTGTGGAAGACCTGGGCGCCGACAGCCTGGAAACCGTGGAACTGATCATGGGCCTGGAAGACAAGTTCGGGATTACGATCAGTGACGAGGACGCCGAGGGCATCCGTACGGTGCAAAAAGCCGTCGAGTACATCGAAAGCAAGCAGTAA
- the fabF gene encoding beta-ketoacyl-ACP synthase II, translated as MGVSGLKRVVITGLGPVTPIGVGAGAFAEAQRAGQSGIATITRFDPADVASKIAGEVKGDLAAYVDPREARKLDRYVQLALAGAALAVQDSGLSEEELRGERTGTLLGSGIGGVKTFEDQAGILHSRGAGRISPMFIPMQIANMATGHVAMQYGATGPSSTVVTACATGTGAIGDAARYIQLGLADTMIAGGSEAAITPIAIGGFSNMKALSTRNDEPELASRPFSATRDGFVLGEGAGVVILEEYEKAKARGATIYAEVVGYGTSADAYHITMPAPEGRGAQVAMRMALATAGVNPDQVGYINAHGTSTYFNDLHETQGIKAVFGDQAAKLAISSTKSMTGHLLGAAGAIEAIAVAQALKDGILPPTINLTDPDPALDLDYIPEGAREAQVEYALSNSFAFGGQNAALLFKRV; from the coding sequence ATGGGCGTTTCAGGACTCAAGCGGGTGGTGATTACAGGGCTGGGACCGGTCACGCCCATTGGGGTGGGGGCGGGCGCCTTTGCAGAGGCCCAGCGCGCGGGCCAAAGCGGCATTGCGACCATCACGCGCTTTGACCCGGCCGACGTGGCCAGCAAGATTGCCGGAGAGGTCAAGGGTGACCTTGCGGCCTATGTCGACCCCCGTGAGGCCCGCAAACTTGACCGCTACGTGCAGCTGGCCCTGGCTGGCGCGGCGCTGGCGGTGCAGGACAGTGGGCTCAGTGAAGAAGAACTGCGTGGTGAACGCACCGGCACCCTGCTGGGCAGCGGCATTGGCGGCGTCAAGACCTTTGAAGACCAGGCCGGGATTCTGCATTCGCGTGGCGCGGGGCGCATCAGCCCCATGTTCATTCCCATGCAGATTGCCAACATGGCCACCGGGCATGTGGCGATGCAGTACGGCGCCACTGGCCCCAGCAGCACGGTGGTCACGGCCTGCGCCACGGGCACGGGCGCGATTGGCGACGCGGCGCGCTACATCCAACTGGGCCTGGCCGACACCATGATTGCGGGCGGCAGCGAGGCGGCCATCACGCCGATTGCCATCGGCGGCTTTTCCAACATGAAGGCTCTGTCCACCCGCAACGACGAACCCGAACTTGCCAGCCGGCCCTTTTCCGCCACCCGCGACGGCTTCGTGCTGGGCGAGGGTGCGGGCGTGGTGATCCTTGAAGAGTACGAGAAGGCCAAGGCGCGCGGCGCGACCATCTACGCCGAGGTGGTGGGTTACGGCACCAGCGCGGACGCCTACCACATCACCATGCCGGCGCCCGAAGGCCGGGGGGCCCAGGTCGCCATGCGTATGGCCCTGGCCACCGCTGGCGTAAACCCTGATCAGGTGGGCTACATCAACGCGCACGGCACCAGCACATACTTTAATGACCTGCACGAAACCCAGGGTATCAAGGCGGTGTTTGGCGATCAGGCGGCCAAACTGGCCATCAGCTCCACCAAGAGCATGACCGGGCATCTGCTGGGCGCGGCGGGAGCCATTGAGGCGATTGCGGTGGCGCAGGCCCTGAAAGATGGGATTTTGCCGCCCACCATTAACCTAACCGACCCAGACCCCGCGCTGGACCTGGATTACATCCCCGAGGGGGCCCGCGAGGCCCAGGTGGAGTACGCCCTAAGCAACTCGTTTGCCTTTGGCGGCCAGAACGCGGCCCTGCTGTTCAAGCGGGTGTAA